One stretch of Oncorhynchus clarkii lewisi isolate Uvic-CL-2024 chromosome 3, UVic_Ocla_1.0, whole genome shotgun sequence DNA includes these proteins:
- the LOC139387468 gene encoding syndecan-2-like, translated as MTNTWILLTLAVATCFMSETILISAQSDYLYLDDQSGDSVDDDGYNSGSGSGDMIIGEATEPVKVKRVFAAPEAEPTQDSLPALSTTMEMLTFTDLSTETAETETETETETQVPEQSLDVTEETVISSEAPPSTTGVSGLLYEADVPYDVHSENLFQRTEVLAAVIAGGVIGLLFAIFLILLLVYRMRKKDEGSYVLGERKAPSSAYQKAPTKEFYA; from the exons ATATTGATTTCGGCCCAGTCGGATTACCTGTACCTGGATGACCAATCAGGAGACTCCGTAGATGACGACGGTTACAACTCTGGCTCCGGGTCCGGTGATATGA TTATCGGTGAGGCCACTGAGCCAGTCAAAGTGAAAAGGGTGTTCGCCGCTCCTGAAGCAGAGCCAACCCAGGACTCTCTACCAGCCCTTTCAACCACAATGGAGATGTTGACATTCACTGACCTGAGCACAGAAACAGCTGAGACAGAAACGGAGACCGAAACAGAG accCAGGTCCCTGAGCAGTCTCTGGACGTGACAGAGGAGACTGTTATCAGTAGTGAAGCTCCTCCCAGCACCACTGGTGTTTCCGGGTTGCTGTACGAGGCAGACGTACCCTACGATGTACACtctgaaaacctgttccagaggaCGGAGGTGCTAGCAG CGGTGATAGCTGGCGGGGTTATAGGTTTGCTGTTCGccatcttcctcatcctcctcctggtCTACAGGATGAGGAAGAAGGACGAGGGGAGCTACGTCCTCGGAGAACGCAAGGCCCCTAGCTCAGCCTATCAGAAAGCCCCCACCAAGGAGTTCTACGCCTGA